A window of the Desulforapulum autotrophicum HRM2 genome harbors these coding sequences:
- a CDS encoding SH3 domain-containing protein, with protein MYALTGRSGRAMGKRNTGLCRDITLCVAIFFCMGAWFCQGAWAQERRCITSKIANVRSGPGTNYETLWQVETYYPILIVEKKDSWLKFKDFEGDMGWIHGSLVGDAPSVITVKSNCNVRSGPGPVHPIVFTVERGVPFKVLKQQSDWLEVEHGDGDRGWIYKPLVW; from the coding sequence TTGTATGCATTGACAGGCAGGTCCGGCAGGGCAATGGGTAAACGAAATACAGGGCTGTGCCGTGACATAACCCTGTGTGTGGCGATCTTTTTTTGTATGGGTGCATGGTTTTGTCAGGGTGCATGGGCACAGGAACGACGTTGTATCACCTCAAAGATTGCCAATGTCCGATCGGGCCCGGGGACCAACTATGAAACCCTGTGGCAGGTCGAGACCTATTATCCGATTTTGATTGTGGAGAAAAAAGACAGCTGGTTGAAGTTCAAGGACTTTGAAGGGGATATGGGATGGATACACGGTTCCCTGGTGGGAGATGCGCCATCGGTCATAACGGTCAAGAGCAATTGTAATGTTCGATCGGGGCCCGGTCCCGTACATCCAATTGTCTTTACAGTAGAAAGGGGTGTTCCATTTAAGGTTCTTAAGCAACAGTCTGACTGGCTTGAGGTGGAGCATGGTGATGGTGACAGGGGATGGATATACAAGCCCCTGGTGTGGTAA
- a CDS encoding FeoA domain-containing protein produces MNERHEQEKKQFRKLLAQEGVDELDKRFQVLESFLKSENHETCRDISARLEHEGISLGAGFLAETMELLCRFGFAQKLKFDDGPPRYEHRHLGFHHDHMVCTKCGTIIEFRDEALERQQVNLAAAYGFHMLQHKMEIYGICADCLEKRSLLVPLSRTKQGEFLVIKGFEGGKNAQMRLISMGLRIGDTIEVVSTQAGGQLVIALGESRFVIGQGLAQKVMVERGSDRHPSLAFQGRGDSGTVQAPQEIIPLSRMRQGQEGVVVRVAGETRLRRRILEMGINRGATVYVEKYAPLKDPIELIVKGYHVSMRVEEAAQISVEGVKTVKNP; encoded by the coding sequence ATGAATGAGAGGCATGAACAAGAGAAAAAACAGTTTCGGAAGCTTCTGGCCCAGGAAGGAGTGGATGAACTGGATAAACGGTTTCAGGTTTTAGAGTCTTTTCTGAAGAGTGAGAACCATGAAACCTGCCGGGATATTTCAGCAAGGCTCGAACACGAGGGGATTTCCCTGGGTGCGGGGTTTCTTGCCGAAACCATGGAGCTTTTGTGCCGCTTTGGATTTGCCCAGAAGCTTAAATTCGACGACGGGCCACCCCGGTATGAGCACCGTCATCTGGGTTTTCACCATGATCACATGGTATGCACCAAGTGCGGTACCATCATAGAGTTCCGGGATGAGGCCCTGGAACGTCAGCAGGTGAACCTTGCCGCAGCCTATGGTTTTCATATGCTCCAGCACAAGATGGAGATTTACGGCATTTGTGCCGACTGTCTGGAAAAACGGTCTCTCCTTGTGCCTCTTTCCCGAACAAAGCAAGGCGAGTTCCTCGTGATCAAGGGGTTTGAGGGGGGGAAGAACGCACAGATGCGCCTTATCTCCATGGGTCTCAGGATAGGAGATACTATTGAGGTGGTCTCCACCCAGGCCGGGGGGCAGTTGGTCATCGCCCTTGGGGAGAGTCGATTTGTCATTGGTCAGGGCCTTGCCCAGAAGGTGATGGTCGAGCGCGGTTCAGATCGGCACCCGTCCCTGGCGTTCCAGGGCCGGGGGGATTCAGGAACCGTTCAAGCACCCCAGGAGATTATCCCCCTGAGCCGGATGCGCCAGGGCCAGGAAGGGGTGGTTGTCAGGGTGGCAGGCGAGACCCGGTTGAGAAGGAGAATCCTTGAGATGGGTATCAACCGGGGTGCAACGGTGTATGTTGAAAAGTACGCGCCCCTTAAGGACCCCATTGAATTGATCGTCAAGGGCTACCATGTCTCCATGCGTGTGGAGGAGGCGGCCCAAATCAGTGTTGAAGGGGTTAAAACGGTGAAAAATCCATGA
- a CDS encoding tRNA dihydrouridine synthase encodes MKEKQQNNGAGYETCPPGIAQGITIGKKAVSNRLFLAPMAGLGHVAFRELVAEFGGYGLLFTGMCSAKALPHENPATSPVFKWRKQELATLVCQIFGPDPQSMAAAAQRIEAEGFFGVDLNFGCSVAAICKRGCGAEILKTPDLAVEILARVRASVSIPVFVKFRTGWINDPRPAIDLAKRFEDNGADALVFHPRVAPDRRSRPPRWEQISLIKEAVTIPVFGNGNVFDANDLSTVVKQTGCDGIAIGRMAVSRPWIFAQWTKGFTPTIGTYHHTAIRMTELLAKHHGERFAVKLYKKFIPYFSASFRFGHSICKELLKADTMDELRDNINGVFERDPEIIARPNLNLFL; translated from the coding sequence ATGAAAGAAAAACAACAAAACAACGGGGCCGGATATGAAACCTGCCCCCCGGGGATAGCCCAGGGGATCACCATCGGAAAAAAAGCGGTCAGCAACCGCCTCTTTCTTGCCCCCATGGCAGGCCTTGGCCATGTGGCCTTCAGGGAACTTGTGGCAGAATTCGGCGGGTACGGCCTGCTGTTCACCGGCATGTGCAGCGCAAAAGCCCTTCCCCATGAAAACCCGGCCACCTCACCGGTGTTTAAATGGCGTAAGCAGGAACTTGCCACCCTTGTCTGCCAGATCTTTGGCCCGGATCCCCAGTCCATGGCTGCGGCAGCACAACGGATTGAAGCCGAAGGCTTTTTCGGGGTTGACCTCAACTTTGGATGCTCGGTTGCGGCCATCTGCAAACGCGGATGCGGGGCCGAAATCTTAAAAACTCCGGATCTTGCCGTGGAGATCCTTGCCCGGGTAAGGGCCTCGGTCTCCATCCCGGTTTTTGTAAAATTCCGAACGGGCTGGATTAATGATCCCAGGCCTGCAATCGATCTGGCAAAACGGTTTGAAGACAACGGGGCTGACGCCCTGGTATTCCACCCCAGGGTTGCCCCGGACCGGCGGTCAAGGCCCCCCAGGTGGGAGCAGATCTCCCTTATAAAAGAGGCTGTCACCATTCCCGTGTTCGGCAACGGCAATGTCTTTGACGCCAATGACCTGTCAACCGTGGTCAAACAGACTGGCTGTGACGGCATCGCCATCGGCCGCATGGCCGTGTCAAGGCCATGGATCTTTGCCCAGTGGACCAAGGGGTTCACACCGACCATTGGCACCTACCACCACACGGCCATCAGGATGACCGAACTTCTGGCCAAACACCATGGCGAGCGGTTTGCAGTTAAACTCTACAAAAAATTTATCCCTTATTTTTCGGCAAGTTTCCGCTTCGGCCACAGCATCTGCAAGGAGTTGCTCAAGGCAGACACCATGGACGAGTTGAGAGACAACATTAACGGGGTGTTTGAACGGGACCCTGAAATCATTGCCCGGCCCAACCTCAACCTTTTCCTATAA
- a CDS encoding tetratricopeptide repeat protein codes for MVDKISNARKKELGQPDPFLEALQKWANATTRYKKQIALGIGAIVAIAAIFSGTLYSIHRSEDKASEFLAQVLSRYSDTDPVKGYEAVKADVAEFISSYPNTAASSQARVRFAKIAFDAGKFEEAHDMYLGALNEFKADPAMENLLFGSLGRTCLFLGKKAEAETYFRKIIKTKTTLLKGEALFNLGLLLADRGDTAESQQLFQKIVNEHGDSMYAPMAKARIHQL; via the coding sequence ATGGTCGATAAAATATCAAATGCACGTAAAAAAGAGCTTGGGCAGCCGGATCCCTTTTTGGAGGCTCTTCAGAAATGGGCCAATGCAACAACCCGTTACAAAAAACAGATAGCCCTGGGAATAGGGGCGATTGTGGCTATTGCGGCCATTTTTTCAGGGACCCTGTACAGTATTCATCGTTCAGAGGACAAGGCTTCCGAGTTCCTGGCCCAGGTTCTCTCCCGGTACAGTGATACTGATCCGGTAAAGGGGTATGAGGCGGTAAAGGCGGATGTTGCCGAGTTTATATCCTCCTATCCCAATACCGCTGCGTCGTCCCAGGCCAGGGTGCGGTTTGCAAAGATCGCATTTGACGCCGGAAAATTTGAAGAGGCCCATGACATGTATCTTGGCGCACTCAATGAGTTTAAGGCGGATCCGGCCATGGAGAACCTTTTGTTTGGCTCCCTGGGGCGTACCTGTCTATTCCTTGGAAAAAAAGCTGAGGCTGAAACCTATTTCAGGAAGATTATTAAAACCAAAACGACCCTGTTAAAGGGAGAGGCCCTGTTTAATCTTGGACTGCTTCTGGCAGACAGGGGGGATACAGCGGAAAGCCAGCAGCTGTTCCAGAAAATTGTTAACGAGCATGGCGATTCCATGTACGCACCCATGGCCAAGGCAAGAATTCATCAGTTGTAG
- the feoB gene encoding ferrous iron transport protein B, producing the protein MNQLTIALAGNPNCGKTTIFNNLTGARQKVGNWPGVTVEKKEGVVKHKGLDLKFVDLPGTYSLTPFSLEEIVARDFILNEKPDVVVNIIDAANLERSLYLAMQIMELDRPVVFVLNMADLAKSKGLSINAAKLSTLLNLPVIFTVGNRDQGTNLLVETAIKEAQAASGGKSGRKVTYNREIETLIREIEAAMDRGGLDLDNWPGRWTAIKLLENDGVVKGNLAAMATQAAREVLDVAKRGRAQIEERFQDDPEIVLTDERYGFIAGIVRAVVTVSARKRADISRSIDRVLTNRFLGFPIFIFFIWAMFQMTFSLGVYPMEWIDSGVGLFSYLLDSFLPSGLFRDLVLNGIVAGIGSVIVFLPNILILFFCIALFEDTGYMARTAFLMDRIMHTVGLHGKSFIPMLMGFGCSVPAIMATRALENRKDRILTILITPFMSCSARLPVYIVLAGSFFAQRAGTVIFGLYATGIVVAIVSGRLFRSTLLKGEDAPFVMELPPYRVPMFKSLMIHMWDRSKMFLRKMGGVILVGSIIIWALSTFPRDQAVVDQYIRAAAPVTLERSQIMAQPETQARKDLVQAVDSRLETLEKQRDKALVENSLIGRFGRMLAPVFSPIGIDWRAGVALVTGLVAKEVVVSTMGVLYGVGDGQTDALDHALHASGMTSLSALSIMVFVLLYVPCIATVSAIWKETSGGWACFSLFYTTSVAWSFSFLVYQGGKLLGFG; encoded by the coding sequence ATGAATCAGCTTACAATCGCCCTGGCTGGAAACCCCAACTGCGGCAAAACCACCATATTCAACAATCTCACCGGCGCCCGGCAAAAGGTCGGCAACTGGCCCGGGGTGACGGTGGAAAAAAAAGAGGGTGTGGTCAAACACAAAGGGCTTGATCTTAAATTCGTGGATCTGCCGGGCACCTATAGTCTGACTCCCTTTTCCCTGGAGGAGATTGTTGCAAGGGATTTTATCCTCAATGAAAAGCCCGATGTGGTGGTTAACATCATTGATGCGGCAAATCTTGAGCGCAGCCTCTACCTTGCCATGCAGATCATGGAGCTTGATAGACCTGTGGTCTTTGTGCTGAACATGGCTGATCTGGCAAAATCCAAGGGGCTTTCCATCAATGCTGCTAAGTTATCGACCCTGTTAAACCTGCCGGTGATTTTCACCGTTGGTAACCGGGACCAGGGCACGAACCTGCTCGTTGAGACGGCCATCAAGGAGGCCCAGGCCGCATCAGGGGGTAAATCCGGTCGAAAGGTAACCTACAACCGGGAGATCGAAACCCTTATCCGGGAAATTGAGGCAGCCATGGACAGGGGGGGGCTTGACCTGGACAATTGGCCGGGGAGGTGGACCGCCATCAAGCTGCTGGAAAATGACGGCGTGGTCAAGGGAAACCTTGCCGCTATGGCAACACAGGCTGCCCGCGAGGTCCTTGATGTTGCAAAACGCGGGCGTGCCCAGATTGAAGAGCGGTTCCAGGATGATCCTGAGATCGTTCTTACCGACGAGCGATACGGATTCATTGCAGGCATTGTCAGGGCCGTGGTCACGGTGTCAGCGAGAAAGCGGGCCGATATTTCAAGGAGCATTGATCGGGTGTTGACCAACCGATTTCTCGGGTTTCCCATCTTCATTTTTTTTATCTGGGCCATGTTTCAGATGACCTTCAGTCTTGGGGTCTACCCCATGGAGTGGATCGATTCAGGTGTGGGCCTTTTTTCGTACCTGCTTGACTCTTTTCTTCCTTCTGGGCTGTTCCGGGATTTGGTCCTGAACGGGATTGTAGCAGGTATCGGCAGTGTCATTGTCTTTTTGCCCAATATTTTGATTCTTTTTTTCTGCATTGCCCTTTTTGAAGACACCGGTTACATGGCTAGAACTGCCTTTCTAATGGACAGGATCATGCATACCGTGGGGCTCCATGGAAAATCTTTTATTCCCATGCTCATGGGGTTTGGGTGCAGCGTGCCCGCTATTATGGCAACAAGGGCCTTGGAGAACAGAAAGGACCGCATTCTCACCATTTTGATCACGCCGTTCATGTCCTGTTCGGCAAGGCTTCCAGTTTATATCGTCCTGGCGGGCTCGTTCTTTGCGCAAAGGGCCGGGACGGTGATTTTTGGACTTTATGCCACGGGTATTGTGGTTGCCATTGTGTCAGGCCGACTGTTTCGGTCAACCCTTCTCAAGGGAGAGGATGCCCCTTTTGTCATGGAGCTTCCGCCCTATCGGGTGCCCATGTTCAAGAGTCTGATGATCCATATGTGGGATAGAAGCAAGATGTTTTTAAGGAAAATGGGAGGGGTGATTCTTGTGGGCTCGATCATCATCTGGGCCCTTTCCACCTTTCCCAGGGACCAGGCTGTTGTGGACCAGTATATCCGGGCTGCTGCCCCAGTGACCCTTGAACGGTCACAAATCATGGCCCAGCCTGAAACCCAGGCTCGTAAAGATCTTGTCCAGGCGGTTGATTCAAGGTTGGAAACCCTTGAAAAACAAAGGGACAAGGCCCTTGTGGAAAATTCTCTCATCGGTCGTTTTGGCCGAATGCTTGCCCCGGTGTTTTCACCCATCGGCATTGACTGGCGTGCCGGGGTGGCCCTTGTCACCGGCCTTGTGGCAAAGGAGGTGGTGGTCTCCACCATGGGCGTTTTATATGGGGTCGGGGACGGTCAAACCGACGCCCTTGATCATGCCCTCCATGCCTCGGGCATGACATCCCTTTCGGCCCTTTCTATAATGGTTTTTGTTCTTCTTTATGTCCCCTGTATTGCAACGGTCTCAGCCATCTGGAAAGAGACTTCAGGGGGGTGGGCATGTTTTTCTCTTTTTTATACAACATCCGTTGCATGGAGTTTCTCGTTTCTGGTATACCAGGGGGGAAAATTACTGGGCTTTGGATAA